The following coding sequences are from one Planctomycetota bacterium window:
- a CDS encoding FkbM family methyltransferase, protein MTVLNHLIRWIPSSLRWRIGRTLYMHARGDIPNDMRTNGELFLQRRVLDLNLRKPNVQRRLVLLDVGANLGDWTAYALAHIDRHWGSDCPVSIIAFEPDPAAAEHLRHRFQARREVRIEQIALSSRSGTAAFFRTGSARGTNSLYPASNEPLDILSIRTEAVSSYCANRGIDRIDLMKVDAEGHDCEVILGAKELLQTERITLLQFEYNHRWIFARRFLKDVFEIIGSLPYSLGKLQSDHVLIFDAWHFELERFFEGNYVLIHERAAGWLPARKLVWDKSNTAKIRSLV, encoded by the coding sequence ATGACGGTTCTGAATCATCTTATTCGGTGGATTCCTTCTTCCCTTCGATGGCGTATTGGTCGCACCCTTTATATGCATGCCCGGGGAGACATTCCGAACGACATGCGAACTAATGGTGAGCTTTTTCTGCAGCGCCGCGTACTCGACCTGAACCTGCGCAAACCGAACGTTCAGCGACGTCTTGTACTCCTTGACGTGGGGGCGAACCTCGGCGATTGGACTGCATATGCCTTGGCTCATATCGATCGTCATTGGGGCTCCGACTGCCCCGTATCAATAATCGCTTTTGAGCCTGACCCTGCGGCGGCCGAACATCTGAGGCATCGCTTTCAAGCCAGAAGAGAAGTCCGGATCGAACAGATTGCGCTTTCATCACGAAGCGGTACGGCCGCTTTTTTCCGCACCGGGAGCGCACGCGGAACGAATTCACTCTATCCCGCAAGTAACGAACCCCTCGACATTCTTTCCATTCGAACTGAAGCGGTTTCTTCCTATTGTGCAAACAGAGGTATAGACCGCATCGACTTGATGAAGGTGGATGCGGAAGGACACGACTGCGAGGTTATTCTGGGCGCGAAGGAGCTTTTGCAGACGGAACGGATCACGCTCCTTCAATTCGAATACAACCACCGATGGATTTTTGCGCGTCGATTTCTAAAGGACGTTTTCGAAATCATCGGATCCTTACCATATTCCCTCGGCAAGCTTCAATCGGACCACGTGCTGATTTTCGATGCCTGGCATTTCGAACTGGAGCGCTTCTTCGAAGGCAACTATGTTCTGATTCACGAACGCGCCGCTGGATGGCTTCCCGCGCGCAAGCTGGTCTGGGATAAATCGAATACCGCGAAAATACGGTCCTTGGTTTAG